A stretch of the Mycobacteroides immunogenum genome encodes the following:
- the secF gene encoding protein translocase subunit SecF yields the protein MSNGNGTDKDVVDDAKEATESTAKEPKSTAVEANSAAPEHGFLYRLYTGTGAVDVVGKRKLWFGISGAFMLIAILSIAINWFAFGIDFKGGTKVSFPKGEATVQQTEDVFSQTLGRDAESVVVTGSGATASIQIRTETLDNDESAKLHKALFDKFAPKGPDGKPSINAISDSTVSGTWGSQITNKAILALAVFLVLAGIYIAVRYERYMSLAALAALVFDLLVTAGVYSLVGFEVTPATVIGLLTILGFSLYDTVIVFDKVEENTHGFQHTSRRTYAEHANLAVNQTFMRSINTSLISAIPVLSLIVVAIWLLGVGTLKDLALVQLVGILVGTYSSIFFATPLLVALRERTDLVASHTKKVLSRRKPDAPQLADAASGTKAVKATASDVPAAGVRPAKPKPGARPQGKRNVRRH from the coding sequence GTGAGCAACGGCAACGGCACCGACAAGGATGTCGTGGACGACGCCAAGGAAGCCACGGAAAGCACCGCCAAGGAACCCAAATCTACGGCGGTTGAAGCCAATAGCGCCGCACCCGAACACGGATTCCTGTACCGCCTGTACACCGGAACCGGAGCGGTCGACGTGGTCGGCAAGCGCAAGCTGTGGTTCGGGATCAGTGGCGCTTTCATGTTGATCGCGATCCTGTCCATCGCGATCAACTGGTTCGCCTTCGGCATCGACTTCAAGGGCGGCACCAAGGTGTCGTTCCCGAAGGGTGAGGCCACCGTCCAGCAGACCGAGGACGTCTTCAGCCAGACACTGGGACGGGACGCCGAATCGGTGGTCGTGACGGGCAGCGGTGCGACGGCTTCGATTCAGATCCGCACCGAGACTCTCGACAACGACGAATCGGCGAAGCTGCACAAGGCGCTCTTCGACAAGTTCGCGCCGAAGGGGCCGGACGGCAAGCCGTCCATCAACGCCATCAGCGATTCGACGGTGTCGGGGACCTGGGGTAGTCAGATCACCAACAAGGCGATCCTCGCGCTAGCGGTGTTCCTGGTACTTGCCGGCATCTACATCGCCGTGCGTTATGAGCGTTACATGTCGCTGGCCGCGCTGGCCGCGCTGGTTTTCGACCTGCTGGTCACTGCCGGCGTGTACTCGCTGGTGGGCTTCGAGGTCACCCCCGCGACGGTGATCGGTCTGCTGACCATCCTTGGATTCTCCTTGTACGACACCGTGATCGTGTTCGACAAGGTGGAAGAGAACACCCACGGTTTCCAGCACACGTCGCGGCGCACGTATGCCGAGCACGCCAACTTGGCCGTGAACCAGACGTTCATGCGGTCCATCAACACCAGCCTCATCTCGGCCATCCCGGTGCTCTCGCTCATCGTGGTCGCCATCTGGCTGCTGGGTGTGGGCACGCTGAAGGACCTGGCGCTGGTTCAGCTGGTCGGCATCTTGGTGGGTACCTATTCGTCGATCTTCTTCGCCACCCCGCTGTTGGTGGCGTTGCGTGAACGCACCGACCTGGTGGCCAGCCATACCAAGAAGGTGCTGAGCCGTCGTAAGCCGGACGCGCCGCAGCTGGCCGACGCCGCCTCAGGAACAAAGGCAGTGAAGGCGACCGCCTCCGATGTCCCCGCAGCCGGAGTCCGCCCCGCCAAACCCAAGCCCGGCGCCCGCCCTCAAGGTAAGCGAAACGTGCGGCGGCACTGA
- the secD gene encoding protein translocase subunit SecD, translating to MASSSAPVHPMRYLGAFLVLLIGAYLLVFLTGDKQPKPKLGIDLQGGTRVTLTARTPDGSKPTKEALTQAQQIINARVNGLGVSGSEVIIDGDNLVITVPGNDGSEARNLGQTAKLYIRPVVQAVPAQPKESPEPGAGAPPQGRQPAPAGEGAPPQPAGKPAPASPKPQPRPYPAQTTTPPPPPPAPVTQPATPNATTAPAPPADLPPKPGSGEERKQLIDFEKQIRQSEDPRIQMLALQVQASRCYDSDDPLAGNDDPNLPLVTCGDDSGGGKAAYLLDKSIISGEEIKDASSGLDQQRGIYVVSMEFKPTGAKVWADYTSSHWQQGTQTAFTLDSKVISAPAIREPIPGGKTEISGQFTSASAKQLAAALKYGSLPLSFESSDAETVSATLGLTSLKAGLIAGGIGLAVVLLYSLIYYRVLGLLTALSLVASGAMVFAILVLLGRYISYTLDLAGIAGLIIGIGTTADSFVVFFERIKDEIREGRSYRSAVPRGWARARKTILSGNAVTLLAAVVLYILAIGQVKGFAFTLGLTTILDVVVVFLVTWPLVYLSSKSATLSKPAYNGLGAVQQIARERKAAAHA from the coding sequence GTGGCCTCGTCATCGGCCCCTGTGCATCCCATGCGCTATCTCGGTGCCTTCCTGGTGCTGCTCATTGGCGCCTATCTGCTGGTGTTTCTGACCGGCGATAAGCAGCCAAAACCCAAGCTCGGCATCGATCTGCAGGGTGGCACCCGTGTCACCCTGACGGCACGCACCCCCGACGGTTCCAAGCCGACCAAGGAAGCATTGACGCAGGCGCAGCAGATCATCAATGCGCGCGTCAACGGTCTCGGTGTGTCCGGGTCCGAGGTCATCATCGACGGCGACAACCTGGTCATCACGGTCCCCGGAAATGACGGCAGCGAGGCCCGCAACCTCGGCCAGACCGCAAAGCTCTACATCCGGCCCGTCGTGCAGGCGGTACCCGCTCAGCCCAAGGAAAGCCCGGAGCCGGGCGCCGGGGCACCCCCGCAGGGGCGCCAACCGGCCCCCGCCGGCGAAGGAGCGCCGCCGCAGCCCGCGGGTAAGCCCGCGCCTGCCTCTCCGAAACCGCAGCCGCGGCCGTACCCGGCGCAGACCACCACGCCACCGCCACCGCCGCCTGCCCCGGTGACGCAGCCGGCCACCCCGAACGCGACAACGGCTCCGGCGCCTCCCGCCGATCTGCCGCCGAAGCCGGGTAGCGGTGAGGAACGCAAGCAGCTGATCGACTTCGAGAAGCAGATCAGGCAGAGCGAGGACCCGCGGATTCAGATGCTGGCCCTGCAGGTTCAGGCCTCGCGTTGCTATGACTCCGACGACCCGCTGGCCGGGAACGACGACCCCAACCTGCCGTTGGTCACCTGTGGCGACGACAGTGGAGGCGGAAAGGCCGCATACCTGCTGGACAAGTCGATCATCAGCGGTGAAGAGATCAAGGACGCCAGCTCGGGTCTGGATCAGCAGCGCGGTATCTATGTGGTGAGCATGGAATTCAAGCCCACCGGCGCAAAGGTCTGGGCGGACTACACCTCCTCACATTGGCAGCAGGGCACCCAGACGGCGTTCACCCTGGACTCCAAGGTGATCAGCGCGCCGGCGATTCGTGAGCCGATCCCGGGCGGCAAGACTGAGATCAGCGGGCAGTTCACGTCCGCCTCGGCCAAGCAGCTGGCCGCCGCACTCAAGTACGGTTCGCTGCCGCTCTCGTTCGAATCTTCCGATGCCGAAACTGTTTCGGCGACACTGGGATTGACTTCGCTCAAGGCGGGTTTGATCGCGGGTGGCATCGGGTTGGCGGTTGTGCTGCTGTACTCGCTGATCTACTACCGCGTCCTGGGCCTGCTGACCGCGCTCTCGCTGGTGGCCTCCGGTGCGATGGTGTTCGCGATCCTGGTTCTGCTGGGTAGATACATCTCGTACACCCTCGATCTCGCGGGTATCGCCGGTTTGATCATCGGTATCGGAACCACCGCGGACTCGTTCGTGGTGTTCTTCGAGCGCATCAAAGACGAGATACGAGAAGGCCGTTCCTACCGCTCGGCGGTACCGCGCGGTTGGGCTCGTGCCCGTAAGACGATTCTGTCGGGTAACGCGGTAACCCTGTTGGCCGCCGTGGTGCTCTACATCCTGGCCATCGGGCAGGTCAAGGGCTTCGCGTTCACCCTCGGGCTCACCACCATCCTCGACGTGGTCGTGGTCTTCCTGGTGACATGGCCACTGGTTTACCTGTCCTCGAAGTCCGCGACCCTGTCCAAGCCCGCGTACAACGGGCTCGGCGCGGTCCAGCAGATTGCCCGCGAACGTAAGGCGGCAGCACACGCATGA
- the yajC gene encoding preprotein translocase subunit YajC — protein sequence MESIIVFLPLILVMGAFLFFANRRQRKALDATIELHESLAIGDRVHTTSGLQGTITAVTDDTVDLEIAPGVVTRWMKLAVRDKIVDEVEDSAAAGDGTVRDVESSGVELTKE from the coding sequence ATGGAATCGATCATTGTCTTCTTGCCGCTCATCCTCGTTATGGGCGCATTCCTCTTCTTTGCGAACCGGCGGCAGCGCAAGGCTCTCGACGCCACCATCGAGCTGCACGAGTCCTTGGCGATCGGCGACCGGGTACACACCACGTCAGGCCTGCAGGGCACCATCACCGCCGTCACCGACGACACGGTGGATCTGGAGATCGCGCCGGGTGTGGTGACCCGCTGGATGAAGCTCGCCGTCCGGGACAAGATCGTGGACGAGGTTGAAGACAGTGCAGCCGCCGGCGACGGAACGGTTCGCGACGTCGAGAGCAGCGGGGTCGAGCTGACCAAGGAGTAG
- the ruvB gene encoding Holliday junction branch migration DNA helicase RuvB: MSPFRESDHLGGADDDGFDDAHMSGALTVGENDVDAGLRPKSLREFIGQPRVREQLDLVLSGAKNRGGTPDHILLSGPPGLGKTSLAMIIAAELGSSLRVTSGPALERAGDLAAMLSNLVEHDVLFIDEIHRIARPAEEMLYLAMEDFRVDIVVGKGPGATSIPLEVAPFTLVGATTRSGSLTGPLRDRFGFTAHMDFYEPDELELVLARSAGILGIELGADAGTEIARRSRGTPRIANRLLRRVRDYAEVRADGVITVGVAKSALAVYDVDELGLDRLDRAVLTALTRSFGGGPVGLSTLAVAVGEESTTVEEVCEPFLVRAGMLARTPRGRVATPLAWTHLGLTPPPQLLGQVGLFE, translated from the coding sequence ATGAGTCCTTTCCGCGAGTCCGACCATCTTGGTGGTGCCGACGATGACGGCTTCGACGATGCCCACATGTCCGGTGCCCTGACTGTCGGCGAAAACGATGTCGACGCGGGGTTGCGTCCCAAGTCGCTGCGTGAGTTCATCGGCCAGCCGCGGGTACGCGAACAGTTGGACCTGGTGTTGTCCGGCGCGAAGAATCGCGGCGGCACGCCGGATCACATCCTGCTGTCGGGGCCGCCCGGATTGGGCAAGACCTCGCTGGCCATGATCATCGCCGCCGAGTTGGGCTCATCGCTGCGGGTGACGTCGGGCCCGGCGCTGGAGCGCGCGGGCGATCTGGCGGCCATGTTGAGCAATCTGGTGGAACACGATGTGCTGTTCATCGACGAGATTCACCGCATCGCCCGGCCTGCCGAGGAAATGCTCTACCTGGCCATGGAGGATTTTCGGGTCGACATCGTCGTGGGTAAGGGCCCCGGCGCGACGTCCATCCCCCTGGAAGTGGCGCCGTTCACGCTGGTGGGCGCCACCACCCGATCGGGATCGCTGACCGGGCCGCTGCGCGACCGGTTCGGGTTCACCGCCCACATGGACTTCTACGAACCCGATGAGCTTGAGCTGGTGCTGGCCCGTTCGGCGGGCATCCTGGGCATTGAACTGGGAGCAGACGCCGGTACCGAGATCGCGCGGCGCTCGCGCGGCACGCCACGCATCGCCAACCGCTTGCTGCGCCGCGTCCGTGATTACGCGGAAGTGCGCGCGGACGGCGTCATCACGGTGGGCGTCGCCAAGTCAGCCCTGGCGGTGTACGACGTCGATGAGCTGGGGCTCGATCGTCTGGACCGGGCGGTGCTCACCGCACTGACACGCAGTTTCGGCGGTGGCCCGGTGGGTCTGTCGACACTGGCGGTGGCAGTCGGGGAGGAGTCGACCACCGTGGAAGAGGTGTGCGAGCCGTTCCTGGTGCGCGCCGGGATGTTGGCCCGCACGCCACGCGGACGGGTGGCGACACCTTTGGCGTGGACGCATCTGGGCCTGACCCCGCCGCCGCAGCTGCTGGGCCAGGTCGGCCTGTTCGAGTGA
- the ruvA gene encoding Holliday junction branch migration protein RuvA gives MIASVNGEVIEIALDHVVIEAAGVGYRVNATPATLSTLRRGTQIRLITAMIVREDSMTLYGFTDTDARDLFMTLLGVSGVGPKIAMATLAVYDAPSLRQALADGDVAALTRVPGIGKRGAERLVLELREKVAAAPGGSTDLGRGSPSLVRTQVIEALIGLGFAAKQAEQSTDTVLSQENQAETPADVSGVLRSALALLGKTR, from the coding sequence GTGATTGCATCGGTCAACGGCGAGGTCATCGAGATCGCGCTCGACCATGTGGTGATCGAGGCGGCCGGGGTGGGATACCGCGTCAACGCCACTCCGGCGACGCTCTCGACACTGCGCCGCGGCACGCAGATTCGGCTGATCACGGCGATGATCGTGCGCGAAGATTCGATGACGCTTTATGGCTTCACCGACACTGATGCCCGCGACCTCTTCATGACGCTGCTCGGGGTTTCCGGCGTGGGACCCAAGATCGCAATGGCCACCCTCGCGGTGTACGACGCACCGAGTCTGCGCCAGGCCTTGGCCGACGGCGATGTCGCCGCCCTCACCCGGGTGCCGGGCATCGGTAAACGCGGCGCCGAGCGTCTGGTGCTCGAGTTGCGTGAGAAGGTGGCGGCCGCGCCGGGCGGATCCACCGATCTGGGTCGCGGCAGCCCGTCGCTGGTGCGGACTCAGGTCATCGAGGCGCTGATCGGTCTCGGATTTGCCGCCAAGCAGGCCGAACAGTCCACCGATACCGTTCTGTCCCAAGAAAACCAGGCGGAGACGCCCGCCGATGTCTCCGGAGTGTTGCGGTCGGCCCTGGCGCTGCTGGGTAAGACGCGATGA
- the ruvC gene encoding crossover junction endodeoxyribonuclease RuvC has product MRVMGVDPGLTRCGLSMVEASSGRKVVALDVDVVRTPANQPLPQRLLAISEVVEHWMDTHRPEVVAIERVFAQQNVSTVMGTAQAGGVIALCAAKRGIEVYFHTPSEVKAAVTGNGRADKSQVTAMVTRILNLQAAPKPADAADALALAICHCWRAPMLARMAKAEAAAEKQRKAFAARMKAAVR; this is encoded by the coding sequence GTGCGCGTGATGGGAGTCGACCCGGGGCTTACCCGGTGCGGTCTGTCCATGGTCGAGGCGTCCTCGGGTCGCAAGGTGGTGGCCCTGGACGTCGATGTCGTGCGTACCCCCGCCAATCAGCCTCTGCCGCAACGACTCTTGGCGATCAGTGAGGTCGTTGAACATTGGATGGACACCCACCGGCCGGAAGTGGTCGCGATCGAGCGCGTCTTCGCGCAGCAGAATGTTTCCACTGTGATGGGCACCGCGCAGGCCGGTGGCGTGATTGCGCTCTGTGCGGCCAAACGGGGGATCGAGGTGTACTTCCACACCCCGTCGGAGGTCAAGGCGGCCGTCACCGGCAACGGGCGGGCCGATAAATCCCAGGTGACGGCAATGGTCACGCGCATCCTCAACCTGCAGGCAGCGCCAAAGCCGGCCGACGCCGCCGACGCGCTGGCCCTGGCAATCTGTCACTGCTGGCGTGCGCCGATGCTCGCCAGAATGGCCAAGGCGGAAGCCGCGGCCGAGAAACAACGGAAGGCCTTCGCGGCCCGGATGAAGGCGGCGGTTCGGTGA
- a CDS encoding TetR/AcrR family transcriptional regulator, translating to MPPEPRRSDATRAAILEAAQEHFASVGYEKATIRAIAATAGIDPSLVMRYYGNKGKLFMSAADFDIHLPEDLADMPRSELGAMLVKHFLERWEQDDTMVALMRATVSQESARARMADLFTSQMVPEIEALTTDRALERATLISTQMIGLAMCRYVIRLGDVPNMTHEQIIELVAPTIQYYLDCPWDCGAC from the coding sequence ATGCCCCCCGAACCTCGGCGATCGGATGCCACCCGCGCAGCCATCCTTGAGGCTGCTCAGGAGCATTTCGCCAGTGTCGGCTACGAGAAGGCAACCATACGGGCCATCGCCGCCACCGCGGGCATCGACCCCTCCCTGGTCATGCGCTACTACGGCAACAAGGGCAAGCTGTTCATGTCAGCGGCCGACTTCGACATTCACCTGCCTGAGGACCTGGCCGACATGCCACGCTCCGAACTCGGGGCGATGCTCGTCAAGCATTTCCTCGAGAGATGGGAACAGGACGACACCATGGTCGCGCTCATGCGCGCCACCGTGTCGCAGGAATCGGCACGCGCACGCATGGCCGATCTGTTCACCAGCCAGATGGTGCCGGAAATCGAGGCATTGACCACCGACCGCGCCCTGGAGCGCGCCACACTCATCAGCACGCAGATGATCGGTTTGGCCATGTGCCGGTACGTAATACGACTCGGCGACGTGCCGAATATGACGCACGAACAAATCATCGAGCTGGTCGCCCCGACCATCCAGTACTACCTGGACTGCCCGTGGGACTGCGGAGCGTGTTAG
- a CDS encoding phosphatase PAP2 family protein: MSAGKLPSEKLIQWWPPLGVVTMLVLGFSVGKGTTPLDTWFFEATQVVFGVQPRWLLFFTDWEFLVPVLVVCVGFELYRRRWRVAAVVLACPFVANWTTQATKMLVGREKGGGYLAYPSGHTTLVVAVMGMLVLVAGGALWAYIIAVIVSTFGLLGQVACGYHYFTDTVGAVLVTTAVVTLAIWAAGQSSSSAASTSSDKSTLV; this comes from the coding sequence GTGTCTGCCGGAAAACTGCCCAGCGAGAAATTGATTCAGTGGTGGCCGCCCCTCGGCGTGGTCACGATGCTGGTGCTCGGATTCTCCGTGGGTAAGGGCACCACACCTCTTGACACCTGGTTTTTCGAGGCGACCCAGGTTGTGTTCGGGGTCCAGCCACGCTGGCTGCTGTTCTTCACCGACTGGGAGTTTCTTGTGCCGGTGCTGGTGGTGTGCGTCGGATTCGAGCTGTACCGGCGGCGCTGGCGGGTAGCAGCCGTCGTGCTTGCCTGCCCGTTTGTCGCGAATTGGACCACTCAGGCGACCAAGATGCTGGTCGGCCGCGAGAAGGGCGGCGGTTACCTCGCCTACCCCAGCGGCCACACCACCTTGGTGGTGGCGGTCATGGGCATGCTGGTACTGGTCGCCGGCGGAGCCCTATGGGCATACATCATCGCCGTGATTGTCAGCACGTTCGGGCTGCTGGGGCAGGTCGCCTGCGGCTACCACTACTTCACCGACACCGTCGGTGCCGTACTCGTCACCACCGCGGTGGTGACGTTGGCGATATGGGCCGCTGGTCAGTCTTCGTCGAGCGCGGCCAGCACCTCGTCGGACAAGTCCACGTTGGTGTAG
- a CDS encoding YebC/PmpR family DNA-binding transcriptional regulator encodes MSGHSKWATTKHQKAVKDARRGKEFAKLIKNIEVAARTGGGDPAGNPTLYDAIQKAKKTSVPNDNIERARKRGAGEEAGGADWQTIMYEGYGPNGVAVLIECLSDNRNRAAGEVRVAMTRNGGSMADPGSVSYLFSRKGVVTLEKNGLAEDDVLTAVLEAGAEEVNDLGETFEVISEPTDLVAVRQALQEAGIDYESAEASFQPSMSVPVDVETARKVFKLVDALEDSDDVQNVYTNVDLSDEVLAALDED; translated from the coding sequence ATGAGCGGCCATTCCAAGTGGGCCACCACCAAGCATCAGAAGGCCGTCAAAGACGCGCGCCGTGGCAAAGAGTTCGCCAAGCTGATCAAGAACATCGAGGTCGCCGCACGTACGGGCGGCGGAGATCCGGCCGGCAACCCGACGCTCTACGACGCCATTCAGAAGGCCAAGAAGACCTCGGTGCCCAACGACAACATCGAGCGGGCCCGTAAGCGTGGAGCCGGCGAAGAAGCCGGTGGCGCCGACTGGCAGACCATCATGTACGAGGGTTACGGCCCCAACGGCGTCGCGGTGCTCATCGAGTGCCTGAGTGACAACCGTAACCGCGCCGCCGGTGAGGTGCGGGTGGCGATGACGCGCAACGGTGGCAGCATGGCCGATCCGGGTTCGGTGTCGTACCTGTTCTCCCGCAAGGGCGTGGTGACGCTGGAGAAGAACGGCCTGGCCGAGGACGACGTGCTGACGGCAGTGCTGGAGGCTGGCGCCGAGGAGGTCAACGACCTGGGCGAGACTTTCGAGGTCATCTCTGAGCCCACCGACCTGGTCGCCGTCCGTCAGGCGCTGCAGGAAGCCGGAATCGACTACGAATCGGCGGAAGCCAGTTTCCAGCCGTCGATGAGCGTGCCCGTCGACGTCGAGACCGCCCGCAAGGTGTTCAAGCTGGTCGACGCGCTGGAAGACAGCGACGACGTCCAGAACGTCTACACCAACGTGGACTTGTCCGACGAGGTGCTGGCCGCGCTCGACGAAGACTGA
- the pdxT gene encoding pyridoxal 5'-phosphate synthase glutaminase subunit PdxT codes for MGVLALQGDVREHIAALKDSGAEALGVRRPEELGKVDGLVIPGGESTTMSNLLRVFELLDPLTERLRGGLPVYGSCAGMILLASEILDTRPDAVALCAIDMTVRRNAFGRQVDSFEGDLDFTGLHGAMHAVFIRAPWVERVGADVEVLASAQGHPVAVRQGSALATAFHPEVTGDRRVHELFVDMVRAS; via the coding sequence GTGGGTGTGCTGGCATTGCAGGGCGATGTCAGGGAACATATTGCCGCCCTGAAAGATTCGGGTGCCGAGGCACTCGGCGTACGCCGTCCCGAGGAGTTGGGGAAGGTGGACGGACTGGTCATCCCCGGCGGGGAGTCGACCACGATGAGCAATCTGCTGCGTGTTTTCGAGCTGTTGGATCCGCTCACCGAACGCCTGCGCGGAGGGCTGCCCGTTTATGGCTCGTGTGCCGGGATGATTCTGCTGGCCAGCGAGATCCTGGATACCCGCCCCGACGCGGTGGCTCTCTGTGCCATCGACATGACGGTGCGGCGCAACGCATTCGGGCGTCAGGTCGATTCGTTCGAGGGTGACCTTGATTTCACCGGGCTGCACGGTGCGATGCATGCGGTATTCATCCGGGCGCCCTGGGTGGAGCGGGTCGGCGCCGATGTCGAGGTGTTGGCCAGTGCCCAGGGGCACCCGGTCGCGGTTCGGCAGGGGAGCGCGCTGGCGACGGCTTTTCATCCCGAGGTGACCGGTGACCGCCGGGTGCATGAGCTGTTCGTCGACATGGTGCGCGCCTCCTGA
- a CDS encoding acyl-CoA thioesterase: protein MADIEEILTLEQLEKDIFRGNVTPSNLRRTFGGQVAGQSLVSAVRTVEPEYLVHSLHGYFLRPGNPNEPTVFLVDRVRDGRSFVTRRVTAIQDGQAIFSMSASFQTLDTGIEHQDLMPPVPDPEDLPDAQEQDSFNRDLFRQFAEWDIRIVPDELMDRNPRLAAQQRVWFRCRKHLPDDPVLHICALAYMSDLTLLSSSKVPHRDTVLQTASLDHALWFLRPFRADEWMLYDETSPSAGFGRALTQGRIFNRDGTMVAAVVQEGLTRIERNPEQASVARGNMA, encoded by the coding sequence ATGGCCGATATCGAGGAGATCCTTACTCTCGAGCAGCTAGAGAAGGACATCTTCCGGGGCAATGTGACCCCCAGCAATCTTCGTCGTACCTTCGGCGGGCAGGTCGCCGGGCAGTCGCTGGTCTCCGCGGTCCGCACGGTGGAACCGGAGTATCTGGTGCACTCATTGCACGGGTACTTCCTGAGGCCCGGAAATCCCAACGAGCCCACCGTGTTTCTTGTCGACAGGGTGCGTGACGGCCGATCCTTCGTGACCCGCCGGGTCACCGCGATTCAGGATGGGCAGGCCATCTTCAGCATGTCGGCCTCGTTCCAGACGCTGGACACCGGCATCGAGCATCAGGACCTGATGCCGCCGGTGCCCGATCCTGAAGATCTGCCCGACGCGCAGGAGCAGGATTCGTTCAACCGTGATCTGTTCCGGCAGTTCGCCGAGTGGGATATCCGGATCGTGCCCGATGAGCTGATGGACCGGAATCCGCGGCTGGCCGCGCAGCAGCGCGTGTGGTTCCGCTGCCGCAAGCACCTGCCCGACGATCCGGTGCTACACATCTGCGCGTTGGCGTACATGAGCGACCTGACGCTGCTGAGCTCTTCGAAGGTGCCGCACCGGGATACGGTGCTGCAGACGGCTTCGCTGGATCACGCGCTGTGGTTTCTGCGGCCGTTCCGTGCCGACGAATGGATGCTGTACGACGAGACATCGCCGTCGGCCGGGTTTGGCCGGGCGCTGACACAAGGCCGCATCTTCAACCGCGACGGAACCATGGTGGCGGCGGTGGTGCAGGAGGGGCTCACCCGCATCGAGCGCAACCCCGAGCAGGCGTCTGTCGCCCGAGGGAACATGGCGTGA
- the pdxS gene encoding pyridoxal 5'-phosphate synthase lyase subunit PdxS, whose protein sequence is MTSTTNGTSPETGTGTARVKRGMAEMLKGGVIMDVVTPEQAKIAEDAGAVAVMALERVPADIRAQGGVSRMSDPDMIDGIISAVSIPVMAKARIGHFVEAQILQSLGVDYIDESEVLTPADYTNHIDKWKFTVPFVCGATNLGEALRRITEGAAMIRSKGEAGTGDVSNATTHMRKIGGEIRRLTSLAEDELYVAAKELQAPYELVVEVARAGKLPVTLFTAGGIATPADAAMMMQLGAEGVFVGSGIFKSGNPEQRAAAIVKATTFYDDPDVLAKVSRGLGEAMVGINVEDIAQPHRLAERGW, encoded by the coding sequence TTGACTAGCACGACCAATGGAACGTCCCCCGAGACCGGCACCGGTACCGCTCGCGTGAAGCGCGGTATGGCCGAGATGCTCAAGGGCGGCGTGATCATGGACGTTGTTACCCCCGAGCAAGCGAAGATCGCCGAAGATGCCGGCGCCGTGGCTGTCATGGCGCTGGAGCGAGTGCCCGCCGATATCCGCGCTCAGGGCGGCGTGTCCCGCATGAGCGATCCGGACATGATCGACGGCATCATCAGCGCGGTCAGCATTCCGGTGATGGCGAAGGCCCGCATCGGGCATTTCGTCGAGGCGCAAATCCTGCAGAGCCTCGGTGTGGATTACATCGATGAGTCTGAGGTGCTGACACCCGCCGACTACACCAACCACATCGACAAGTGGAAGTTCACCGTGCCGTTCGTGTGTGGTGCCACCAACCTGGGCGAGGCGCTGCGCCGCATCACCGAGGGCGCGGCGATGATCCGCTCCAAGGGTGAAGCCGGTACCGGTGATGTGTCCAACGCGACGACTCACATGCGCAAGATCGGTGGCGAGATCCGTCGGCTCACCTCGCTTGCCGAGGACGAATTGTACGTCGCGGCAAAGGAACTGCAAGCGCCGTACGAGCTGGTGGTCGAGGTGGCCCGCGCCGGCAAGCTGCCGGTGACGCTGTTCACCGCCGGTGGCATCGCCACCCCGGCCGACGCGGCGATGATGATGCAGTTGGGTGCCGAAGGCGTTTTCGTGGGCTCGGGCATCTTCAAGTCCGGTAACCCCGAGCAGCGCGCCGCGGCAATCGTGAAGGCCACCACCTTCTACGACGATCCGGACGTGCTTGCCAAGGTGTCGCGCGGCCTGGGTGAGGCGATGGTCGGTATCAATGTGGAGGACATCGCGCAGCCGCATCGGCTCGCCGAGCGCGGCTGGTAG